CATTGAGTATCCGGGAATATCCCCCCTACCACACCGTCCTACAAATCGCAGCTAATTCCCGAGGGAACATTGAGGCAGTCGTCACTGACTTTGCCACCGGTCACACTCACACCAGTCCAGGTCCAGTCCGAACAGCTGCCATCACCACAGGCAATGTATACTTCTGTgcagtcatcatcctcacacGTTCCGATGATGTTCTCGAGCACAAAATCTGTTATCGGCACTCCTGTAGTAGGAGTCTTGGAGGTGTCATCGTAGTTCTGCTCAATGATAATGCCATAATCTGTAGCGTCTGAAAAGGCGATCTCATGGTAAGTAACTTCGCTGACGGAGCCAGTGTCGCCGTAGATGGTCTTGATACGGATCGCTAAAGCCCACGTTAGAGATTGCCAGAAGGGTTGCTCAAGTTGTTTCTCTTACCTTGCTGGGACTTGAGGACGTTGACATCATAAAAAGTAACATTTTTGACGGTGTTATCATCCCGGCCACCAACTGAGCCAATCGACAGGCCATGACCCCCGGAACAAACACTGGCgctgaaataaatattctacgGGATGGTCAGCAacgcctctctctctccgccaCAGTGCCAGGGTGGGCATACCTCTCCGGAATTGATAGCAACGCAGTCGTCCTGGTTGTAAATCTCAGCACCGGTGATCGTGATATAGGTGCTTTCCCCGATGTCAAAACCATCCGTATTCGCAGCGAGGTCGTCGGTGTCACCGTCAGTGTTATCCACAGTGATATCGGTCATGGTGAGATCAGTGGAGCCATCGATACTGAACACTTGCACAGGAGAGTTCTCAACGTAGATGCTCTTGATGGTCGAAGAGGTCAAGTCATGGGCATAGAAGAACTTGGGCTTTGTTTTACCGCCATTACCACCCTCTCCGTCCCACCAGCGGCTGCCATCACCATTGAGCACCGCACCGCTCTCCCCCTCGACAGTAATATCCGTTCCAGAAACACTCACGAGAGGCCCTGTCCATTCCTCATAACCGAAAGTGGTTTCTCCTTGGAAGATCACCTGGCACATCTATCAGCCTGAGCCCTTGACGGCCTTGGGTACAAGAATAGGGATCAGATAAGAGGAGAATGTACGTGAGTGCCATCATTAAGATCAGTGAGGTCAAGGGTGGTGCCAGATGGGACGGCCACGTCAGACAGGTAAATGGTGGAGCAAGAAGTTTTCGACTTGCTGGCCTTGGAGGCACCTTCGGACCCCGAGAAGGTGCAAGTTGTCGCTCGCTTTTCGATCAAATTGGCGTCAGGCGCTTCCGTAACCATGGGATGAGCGGGTTCGGCAGGCGCCGCATGCACAGCAACAGCTGCCAGCATGCCACCGATTAAGATAAGTTGACGGACCATTGTTATATCGGGCCAAGAACGAACAGAATAAGAGATCTGTAATCAAAAAAAGTGATGACAAGGAATACCCAGAGAGGCTTCTAGAGACATGATATTCGGCCCTTTATATTCTTACGGGGAGCTATCATTACTGGATGTCAGGGGTAAACATAAAGGGCGTTGACGAAGCGAGGCCGCTATGGACGTTTTGGTGGCGGGTCTATGTCCGTAGTGGAAAGACCGGACTTGATCCTGGCGCCGGAAACCGACCACAAATTCAGCCGACCATACATAAAGAAATTCCTACCATTCACAGTACTTGTTAGGTGTACACAAGTTATCTGGGTGGCTGCAGCCATGGGCCTTTTGAGGGTAATCATTGGTGGAGATAAACGTTGCACCGTGCGCAGGAACAGCCAGTGCAACGGAGAATACCCAGCGGGAACCTAAATGCTTGTTCAAGGATTGTGGAACCATGTTTATTGCTAGTAAATCATAGTTTCTCTTCATCAATGGTAATGACAGGAGTTGCGGTCGAAGGATTCCCATAGCACTACCCAGGATTGATACATTATACTGTCCACCAAAGAAAGCCATGTTTGTGAAAGATCCCAATCTTATCACCATAACATGGAATGAAATTAGTGGACTAGGCCAGGGGCAACGTTTCAGCCATGGCAAACTCGGATGCTAGCGGAGGTCTGTAAAGGGGCTCGTAACGGGGCCATGAGGGAGGGCACTAATCAATTCGTCCGGGACTAACGGCCATGTTAGACCTTGTCGGACTACATTACCCGTGCAGGTCTAGTGCAGCTGATGCTGCAAAAATAACTTCTGCAGAACCTCGCTTGTCTCGATAGCGGGGTGCTAAAACCTTCTAATGGCTGGCCAATAAACTGGTTCACATCAAGCAGGTTCATCCGTCAATGGCATTCATTCCCGAAAGACTGGAGAGGAGTAATGGTCAGAatgaaggccaagaagggcaGTGTTCCGGCACCTCTTCCATTTTTTGATACCACAAATCGCCATCCATGTCGTTTACTGCGCATTTCTTTATTcattgatttttatttttatttttatttttgtttttgtttatttacttttcccccctccattTGATGTCCAATCTATGTCGGGTATCACAGTGTACAGAGTAAAGTATCTATATGACGGTTAATGAATTTCTAAACTTTCACTTGCCCGCCAGGTTACGGTCTGATTACACCACTCTAGGCACTGAATATCTTGGAGACCTGGAATTATCAGTAAGCCAGAGAAGGAATAATCGTTTCGTAGTGACTGAATCACAGAGCAATGAAGATGCCCGCTTAGAAGCTACTGAATAGCAGATAAGGTTCTAGACAAGTCGTAGGGTATGCTACTAGATATAACACAATCTAAAGATCGCAACTACTAAACAGTTCATTCATTGTAAAAGAGGGCCAgcagattatatttagatgCCTGATCCTGCTTATTCGAATACATAGAATAGGGATGCATGAAGAAGTAGTGAGGTGTTGGGTGTGGCGGTCTGAAACTGGAAAACATCTCTTTCAGACTGACAATGTGGCTAGTGAGCTAACCCCTATCCCATCTGCCTGAATAGTTTTATCCCATCTATATGAACAGTTGGTCAACCAAGTTAAACCCTTGACGTAGGCAGAAAAATGCTTCCATCCCTAATCCCCGGGGCCTTACCGTTCAGAATTTGCGGTGAATAGTAATGAGCCCTATCGATCTTGGCTTGTTTAGCTTTAACAAGCCCCAGTTGACCCCGTACGAAGTTCGGTGCCATTCCGTCGATTAACAATTTGGAAAATCGTGATCTATTGTTGGTTTAAATCGGAGGCCACATGATACTTGGGACGCTGATAAGAGTGCAACTTTTGACCGGAAACCCCCACCATCTCTAGTCCTTTACCCACAGAACCACCTGCCATTCGCTCCTCAAATAGCCTCTCGAAGTATAGCCTCAACCATTAGTCCAATAAGCACTCTATAAATTCCTAATTGGTGCATAATTCCTTACAGCGCTCATATTCCTATGCTCTCCTTCCCttgatgcttcttcttgcctagattagttatattttgGAAAAACAGCAGCTAGCTAGTGAATGAAACCCACCCACAGCTGTCACCTCAGTGTGATCCAAAAAAATAATTGAGATCCAAGACGCACACATTTCAAGGTAGGCATTCCCAGCATATACAAACATGTTGTCGACTTCAGTAGTCTATCAACCTAAGATTGACTTTGTCAATGATGACTGCTCAGAGGCCATAACTCAGGTAGCCCAAGAACGGGCTATTAGATACTCCAATTTTGGGAGCGAGTTTAGCCGCAGGTCGTGAGGATCTTGAAGCCGGCAGTTGCTCTTCTCATCATACAACACAGTGTCCATCCCGGCAGCCCGCGCTGGTTCAATGTCGCGCTGTTCGCTATCCCCCACGTATACCATATCAGTTGGGACGATGCTATGCTTTTCTAGGACAGCGGAAAATAAACCATCCACCTTGGACACGCCAACCTCATTGGTAGTGACGAGGATATCAATCAATTCCTGTAACCCAAGCTCTGACACCGTCCATTCTTGTGCATCTTGCGGTCCCTCGGTGACGACAATAACCTTCTTGCCATGAGACTTGAGCTTCTGTAGGAGACGAAGTGCCCCGGCCTTCAGTGTCAGGGCGGCACGGAGACTGCTCTTGTATACTGCCAACAACTCTTCCACTTCTACCCGAGAAGACGTATGCCCATGGGCTTCAAGAAGACGTCTAAATCTGTCGCTGCGATATTCTTCGGATGATTTCCCATCTGTGAACGCATTTGCAGTGTTTGAACGAAGGATGTCACGATAGGTAGCCTGGAGATCATCGATTGTGTTGTTGGTCTCGGGATGGTTGGCTCGAATTGCGGCGAAGACAGCATGGGAGGCATGAGCAGACGCTTTGCGAAACTCGTGCAGCGTATCGTCGAGATCGAAGCCAAACCACGTCTTTCCAGAGAGAAGACTTGATATGGGATCTAGCTGGGGGCCATAGGCCTCCAGGTACAGGCCACCTACTTCAGCTTCGATATGTTCAATTTCAAGTGCGGATAGCAGCCCGTGGCCGTGGAAGTCCTCGACGTGGGTGTGAGACTTGACGCGATTGAAGAGGCCGTCAGGGACGGCACCCTGATAGATCGATTGCTCTCGGTAACCGTTGAATAGATAATCCCCAAAAGGCTGCCTAAACTCCAAACAGCCATCATCGTATTCAATGCCCCAGTATTTTGCCAATGTGGTTACTGTATCCCTAGGATTGGCCACCAATTGTTCATACAGGACAACCTGAGGTGTTGGGCTGGCCGTGAGCATTTTGAAGAGTGACCGATAACTAATGAAGAAGCTGTATAGATCACCCCAGCCCATATT
The window above is part of the Aspergillus luchuensis IFO 4308 DNA, chromosome 8, nearly complete sequence genome. Proteins encoded here:
- a CDS encoding glycoside hydrolase family 28 protein (CAZy:GH28;~COG:G;~EggNog:ENOG410PMNA;~InterPro:IPR000743,IPR012334,IPR006626,IPR011050;~PFAM:PF00295;~SECRETED:SignalP(1-19);~go_function: GO:0004650 - polygalacturonase activity [Evidence IEA];~go_process: GO:0005975 - carbohydrate metabolic process [Evidence IEA]), which encodes MVRQLILIGGMLAAVAVHAAPAEPAHPMVTEAPDANLIEKRATTCTFSGSEGASKASKSKTSCSTIYLSDVAVPSGTTLDLTDLNDGTHVIFQGETTFGYEEWTGPLVSVSGTDITVEGESGAVLNGDGSRWWDGEGGNGGKTKPKFFYAHDLTSSTIKSIYVENSPVQVFSIDGSTDLTMTDITVDNTDGDTDDLAANTDGFDIGESTYITITGAEIYNQDDCVAINSGENIYFSASVCSGGHGLSIGSVGGRDDNTVKNVTFYDVNVLKSQQAIRIKTIYGDTGSVSEVTYHEIAFSDATDYGIIIEQNYDDTSKTPTTGVPITDFVLENIIGTCEDDDCTEVYIACGDGSCSDWTWTGVSVTGGKVSDDCLNVPSGISCDL
- a CDS encoding uncharacterized protein (COG:S;~EggNog:ENOG410PVME;~InterPro:IPR041492,IPR027417,IPR023198,IPR036412, IPR023214;~PFAM:PF12710,PF00702,PF13242,PF13419), encoding MPHSEASRERMETSANVTSGAHGQQSQIRVLVACPRSGSTLFMRIFREFPGCAVTSRLILQGSYHKFSDQTLARIKPDYTIFSHPEVHPVYQKAVSEGFTTLVTKEELGHESFKGECDFNVLPNRDAYEKTRPAFLVRDPVRVFDSWNNMGWGDLYSFFISYRSLFKMLTASPTPQVVLYEQLVANPRDTVTTLAKYWGIEYDDGCLEFRQPFGDYLFNGYREQSIYQGAVPDGLFNRVKSHTHVEDFHGHGLLSALEIEHIEAEVGGLYLEAYGPQLDPISSLLSGKTWFGFDLDDTLHEFRKASAHASHAVFAAIRANHPETNNTIDDLQATYRDILRSNTANAFTDGKSSEEYRSDRFRRLLEAHGHTSSRVEVEELLAVYKSSLRAALTLKAGALRLLQKLKSHGKKVIVVTEGPQDAQEWTVSELGLQELIDILVTTNEVGVSKVDGLFSAVLEKHSIVPTDMVYVGDSEQRDIEPARAAGMDTVLYDEKSNCRLQDPHDLRLNSLPKLEYLIARSWAT